Proteins found in one Channa argus isolate prfri chromosome 7, Channa argus male v1.0, whole genome shotgun sequence genomic segment:
- the cspg5a gene encoding chondroitin sulfate proteoglycan 5 isoform X9, with amino-acid sequence MQGKEASFCTGSWRLLSCVLALHLIPPSVSGNVVPFNVTDLDSMTNTSLFSDEEGPVKVNEVTAAAAEMSTSVSPDTLDPVTPRATHSPHTGEEEEQSSGMFVETVAPVVEEVSVATTPQLSPDSAEKEHLLPTSPQRDDVVGGGEEEQDDEQLPHTDPPWIHAKDTAMLDLDDLVTTTAPPSIATNPFNPDILHVDFFDLSSRGRSLDLAPASPSSLAHELQGGDPTSWAMPDSYDYLTPYEDGMSPTADEYTYSTTTDTYEDPRLSAGFPARSKPQVPQPGFFVPGAGRPGVGAPVPNNPVEGALPVDGSDGVGGCREGYQMVNGSCRSPCDMLPNYCFNGGQCYLLEGMGVFCRCNVQDYIWHKGARCESVVTEFQVMCLAVGASALVVLLLFMIVVCFAKKLHVLKTENKKLRKRSSKYRPSSEQHNDNFSLSTIAEGSHPNDDPNSQNKLEDPVKAPPKEDDSLNIHNSLTPKHENHKVLGEENSSEVNSLQNNMM; translated from the exons ATGCAGGGGAAGGAGGCGAGCTTTTGCACGGGATCCTGGAGACTGCTGTCGTGCGTCCTGGCTCTGCACTTGATCCCACCGTCTGTCAGCG gaaaTGTGGTGCCATTCAATGTCACTGACCTGGACAGCATGACCAATACCTCCCTGTTTAGCGATGAGGAGGGACCTGTCAAGGTCAACGAGGTCACCGCTGCAGCCGCTGAGATGAGCACCTCAGTCAGTCCCGACACGTTGGATCCCGTGACCCCGAGGGCGACCCACAGCCCCCACACTGGcgaagaggaggagcagagcagcGGCATGTTTGTTGAAACGGTGGCCCCTGTGGTGGAGGAAGTCAGCGTGGCCACTACACCTCAGCTCAGCCCCGATTCGGCTGAGAAGGAGCACCTGCTGCCCACTAGCCCACAAAGAGACGATGttgtggggggtggggaggaAGAGCAGGACGATGAGCAGCTGCCCCACACTGACCCACCTTGGATCCACGCTAAGGACACGGCCATGTTAGACCTTGATGACCTTGTCACCACCACTGCTCCACCCTCGATCGCAACTAACCCCTTCAACCCTGACATTCTCCATGTGGACTTCTTTGATCTCTCGTCTCGTGGACGCAGCCTGGACCTAGCCCCAGCCTCTCCTTCATCACTGGCCCACGAGCTGCAGGGTGGTGACCCGACATCGTGGGCGATGCCGGACAGCTACGACTACCTCACCCCTTATGAGGACGGCATGTCTCCCACCGCTGATGAGTATACCTACAGCACCACCACTGACACCTACGAAGACCCCAGGCTGTCTGCTGGGTTTCCAGCTCGCTCCAAGCCACAGGTCCCACAACCTGGCTTCTTTGTCCCTGGAGCAGGCCGTCCTGGTGTTGGAGCGCCGGTACCAAACAACCCTGTGGAGGGAGCCTTACCAGTGGACGGGTCGGATGGGGTTGGTGGATGCCGTGAGGGCTACCAGATGGTGAATGGAAGTTGCCGTTCGCCCTGCGACATGCTGCCCAACTACTGCTTCAATGGGGGACAGTGTTACCTGCTGGAGGGAATGGGCGTTTTCTGCAG aTGTAACGTCCAGgattacatctggcacaaggGTGCTCGCTGCGAGTCGGTGGTGACTGAGTTCCAGGTGATGTGTCTGGCCGTGGGTGCCTCGGCTCTGGTGGTCCTGCTGCTCTTCATGATCGTCGTCTGCTTTGCCAAGAAGCTCCACGTGCTAAAGACAGAGAACAAGAAGCTGCGCAAACGCAG CAGTAAGTACCGGCCTTCATCGGAGCAGCACAATGATAATTTCTCCCTGTCCACCATCGCTGAGGGCTCCCACCCAAAT GATGATCCTAATTCCCAGAACAAGCTGGAGGACCCGGTCAAGGCCCCGCCCAAAGAGGATGACTCCCTCAACATCCACAACTCTCTGACCCCCAAACACGAGAACCATAAGG
- the cspg5a gene encoding chondroitin sulfate proteoglycan 5 isoform X5, with amino-acid sequence MQGKEASFCTGSWRLLSCVLALHLIPPSVSGNVVPFNVTDLDSMTNTSLFSDEEGPVKVNEVTAAAAEMSTSVSPDTLDPVTPRATHSPHTGEEEEQSSGMFVETVAPVVEEVSVATTPQLSPDSAEKEHLLPTSPQRDDVVGGGEEEQDDEQLPHTDPPWIHAKDTAMLDLDDLVTTTAPPSIATNPFNPDILHVDFFDLSSRGRSLDLAPASPSSLAHELQGGDPTSWAMPDSYDYLTPYEDGMSPTADEYTYSTTTDTYEDPRLSAGFPARSKPQVPQPGFFVPGAGRPGVGAPVPNNPVEGALPVDGSDGVGGCREGYQMVNGSCRSPCDMLPNYCFNGGQCYLLEGMGVFCRCNVQDYIWHKGARCESVVTEFQVMCLAVGASALVVLLLFMIVVCFAKKLHVLKTENKKLRKRSSKYRPSSEQHNDNFSLSTIAEGSHPNKTMSRYTWECKTKEESDCEDDPNSQNKLEDPVKAPPKEDDSLNIHNSLTPKHENHKVLGEENSSEVNSLQNNMM; translated from the exons ATGCAGGGGAAGGAGGCGAGCTTTTGCACGGGATCCTGGAGACTGCTGTCGTGCGTCCTGGCTCTGCACTTGATCCCACCGTCTGTCAGCG gaaaTGTGGTGCCATTCAATGTCACTGACCTGGACAGCATGACCAATACCTCCCTGTTTAGCGATGAGGAGGGACCTGTCAAGGTCAACGAGGTCACCGCTGCAGCCGCTGAGATGAGCACCTCAGTCAGTCCCGACACGTTGGATCCCGTGACCCCGAGGGCGACCCACAGCCCCCACACTGGcgaagaggaggagcagagcagcGGCATGTTTGTTGAAACGGTGGCCCCTGTGGTGGAGGAAGTCAGCGTGGCCACTACACCTCAGCTCAGCCCCGATTCGGCTGAGAAGGAGCACCTGCTGCCCACTAGCCCACAAAGAGACGATGttgtggggggtggggaggaAGAGCAGGACGATGAGCAGCTGCCCCACACTGACCCACCTTGGATCCACGCTAAGGACACGGCCATGTTAGACCTTGATGACCTTGTCACCACCACTGCTCCACCCTCGATCGCAACTAACCCCTTCAACCCTGACATTCTCCATGTGGACTTCTTTGATCTCTCGTCTCGTGGACGCAGCCTGGACCTAGCCCCAGCCTCTCCTTCATCACTGGCCCACGAGCTGCAGGGTGGTGACCCGACATCGTGGGCGATGCCGGACAGCTACGACTACCTCACCCCTTATGAGGACGGCATGTCTCCCACCGCTGATGAGTATACCTACAGCACCACCACTGACACCTACGAAGACCCCAGGCTGTCTGCTGGGTTTCCAGCTCGCTCCAAGCCACAGGTCCCACAACCTGGCTTCTTTGTCCCTGGAGCAGGCCGTCCTGGTGTTGGAGCGCCGGTACCAAACAACCCTGTGGAGGGAGCCTTACCAGTGGACGGGTCGGATGGGGTTGGTGGATGCCGTGAGGGCTACCAGATGGTGAATGGAAGTTGCCGTTCGCCCTGCGACATGCTGCCCAACTACTGCTTCAATGGGGGACAGTGTTACCTGCTGGAGGGAATGGGCGTTTTCTGCAG aTGTAACGTCCAGgattacatctggcacaaggGTGCTCGCTGCGAGTCGGTGGTGACTGAGTTCCAGGTGATGTGTCTGGCCGTGGGTGCCTCGGCTCTGGTGGTCCTGCTGCTCTTCATGATCGTCGTCTGCTTTGCCAAGAAGCTCCACGTGCTAAAGACAGAGAACAAGAAGCTGCGCAAACGCAG CAGTAAGTACCGGCCTTCATCGGAGCAGCACAATGATAATTTCTCCCTGTCCACCATCGCTGAGGGCTCCCACCCAAAT AAAACCATGAGCAGATACACCTGGGAGTGTAAGACCAAAGAGGAGTCCGACTGTGAG GATGATCCTAATTCCCAGAACAAGCTGGAGGACCCGGTCAAGGCCCCGCCCAAAGAGGATGACTCCCTCAACATCCACAACTCTCTGACCCCCAAACACGAGAACCATAAGG
- the cspg5a gene encoding chondroitin sulfate proteoglycan 5 isoform X2 yields the protein MQGKEASFCTGSWRLLSCVLALHLIPPSVSGNVVPFNVTDLDSMTNTSLFSDEEGPVKVNEVTAAAAEMSTSVSPDTLDPVTPRATHSPHTGEEEEQSSGMFVETVAPVVEEVSVATTPQLSPDSAEKEHLLPTSPQRDDVVGGGEEEQDDEQLPHTDPPWIHAKDTAMLDLDDLVTTTAPPSIATNPFNPDILHVDFFDLSSRGRSLDLAPASPSSLAHELQGGDPTSWAMPDSYDYLTPYEDGMSPTADEYTYSTTTDTYEDPRLSAGFPARSKPQVPQPGFFVPGAGRPGVGAPVPNNPVEGALPVDGSDGVGGCREGYQMVNGSCRSPCDMLPNYCFNGGQCYLLEGMGVFCRCNVQDYIWHKGARCESVVTEFQVMCLAVGASALVVLLLFMIVVCFAKKLHVLKTENKKLRKRSKYRPSSEQHNDNFSLSTIAEGSHPNVRKLCDTPPNVPHARALAYYDNIICQKTMSRYTWECKTKEESDCEDDPNSQNKLEDPVKAPPKEDDSLNIHNSLTPKHENHKVLGEENSSEVNSLQNNMM from the exons ATGCAGGGGAAGGAGGCGAGCTTTTGCACGGGATCCTGGAGACTGCTGTCGTGCGTCCTGGCTCTGCACTTGATCCCACCGTCTGTCAGCG gaaaTGTGGTGCCATTCAATGTCACTGACCTGGACAGCATGACCAATACCTCCCTGTTTAGCGATGAGGAGGGACCTGTCAAGGTCAACGAGGTCACCGCTGCAGCCGCTGAGATGAGCACCTCAGTCAGTCCCGACACGTTGGATCCCGTGACCCCGAGGGCGACCCACAGCCCCCACACTGGcgaagaggaggagcagagcagcGGCATGTTTGTTGAAACGGTGGCCCCTGTGGTGGAGGAAGTCAGCGTGGCCACTACACCTCAGCTCAGCCCCGATTCGGCTGAGAAGGAGCACCTGCTGCCCACTAGCCCACAAAGAGACGATGttgtggggggtggggaggaAGAGCAGGACGATGAGCAGCTGCCCCACACTGACCCACCTTGGATCCACGCTAAGGACACGGCCATGTTAGACCTTGATGACCTTGTCACCACCACTGCTCCACCCTCGATCGCAACTAACCCCTTCAACCCTGACATTCTCCATGTGGACTTCTTTGATCTCTCGTCTCGTGGACGCAGCCTGGACCTAGCCCCAGCCTCTCCTTCATCACTGGCCCACGAGCTGCAGGGTGGTGACCCGACATCGTGGGCGATGCCGGACAGCTACGACTACCTCACCCCTTATGAGGACGGCATGTCTCCCACCGCTGATGAGTATACCTACAGCACCACCACTGACACCTACGAAGACCCCAGGCTGTCTGCTGGGTTTCCAGCTCGCTCCAAGCCACAGGTCCCACAACCTGGCTTCTTTGTCCCTGGAGCAGGCCGTCCTGGTGTTGGAGCGCCGGTACCAAACAACCCTGTGGAGGGAGCCTTACCAGTGGACGGGTCGGATGGGGTTGGTGGATGCCGTGAGGGCTACCAGATGGTGAATGGAAGTTGCCGTTCGCCCTGCGACATGCTGCCCAACTACTGCTTCAATGGGGGACAGTGTTACCTGCTGGAGGGAATGGGCGTTTTCTGCAG aTGTAACGTCCAGgattacatctggcacaaggGTGCTCGCTGCGAGTCGGTGGTGACTGAGTTCCAGGTGATGTGTCTGGCCGTGGGTGCCTCGGCTCTGGTGGTCCTGCTGCTCTTCATGATCGTCGTCTGCTTTGCCAAGAAGCTCCACGTGCTAAAGACAGAGAACAAGAAGCTGCGCAAACGCAG TAAGTACCGGCCTTCATCGGAGCAGCACAATGATAATTTCTCCCTGTCCACCATCGCTGAGGGCTCCCACCCAAATGTAAGGAAACTGTGCGACACCCCTCCTAACGTCCCTCATGCCCGTGCATTGGCTTACTATGATAACATTATCTGTCAG AAAACCATGAGCAGATACACCTGGGAGTGTAAGACCAAAGAGGAGTCCGACTGTGAG GATGATCCTAATTCCCAGAACAAGCTGGAGGACCCGGTCAAGGCCCCGCCCAAAGAGGATGACTCCCTCAACATCCACAACTCTCTGACCCCCAAACACGAGAACCATAAGG
- the cspg5a gene encoding chondroitin sulfate proteoglycan 5 isoform X4 produces MQGKEASFCTGSWRLLSCVLALHLIPPSVSGNVVPFNVTDLDSMTNTSLFSDEEGPVKVNEVTAAAAEMSTSVSPDTLDPVTPRATHSPHTGEEEEQSSGMFVETVAPVVEEVSVATTPQLSPDSAEKEHLLPTSPQRDDVVGGGEEEQDDEQLPHTDPPWIHAKDTAMLDLDDLVTTTAPPSIATNPFNPDILHVDFFDLSSRGRSLDLAPASPSSLAHELQGGDPTSWAMPDSYDYLTPYEDGMSPTADEYTYSTTTDTYEDPRLSAGFPARSKPQVPQPGFFVPGAGRPGVGAPVPNNPVEGALPVDGSDGVGGCREGYQMVNGSCRSPCDMLPNYCFNGGQCYLLEGMGVFCRCNVQDYIWHKGARCESVVTEFQVMCLAVGASALVVLLLFMIVVCFAKKLHVLKTENKKLRKRSKYRPSSEQHNDNFSLSTIAEGSHPNVRKLCDTPPNVPHARALAYYDNIICQDDPNSQNKLEDPVKAPPKEDDSLNIHNSLTPKHENHKVLGEENSSEVNSLQNNMM; encoded by the exons ATGCAGGGGAAGGAGGCGAGCTTTTGCACGGGATCCTGGAGACTGCTGTCGTGCGTCCTGGCTCTGCACTTGATCCCACCGTCTGTCAGCG gaaaTGTGGTGCCATTCAATGTCACTGACCTGGACAGCATGACCAATACCTCCCTGTTTAGCGATGAGGAGGGACCTGTCAAGGTCAACGAGGTCACCGCTGCAGCCGCTGAGATGAGCACCTCAGTCAGTCCCGACACGTTGGATCCCGTGACCCCGAGGGCGACCCACAGCCCCCACACTGGcgaagaggaggagcagagcagcGGCATGTTTGTTGAAACGGTGGCCCCTGTGGTGGAGGAAGTCAGCGTGGCCACTACACCTCAGCTCAGCCCCGATTCGGCTGAGAAGGAGCACCTGCTGCCCACTAGCCCACAAAGAGACGATGttgtggggggtggggaggaAGAGCAGGACGATGAGCAGCTGCCCCACACTGACCCACCTTGGATCCACGCTAAGGACACGGCCATGTTAGACCTTGATGACCTTGTCACCACCACTGCTCCACCCTCGATCGCAACTAACCCCTTCAACCCTGACATTCTCCATGTGGACTTCTTTGATCTCTCGTCTCGTGGACGCAGCCTGGACCTAGCCCCAGCCTCTCCTTCATCACTGGCCCACGAGCTGCAGGGTGGTGACCCGACATCGTGGGCGATGCCGGACAGCTACGACTACCTCACCCCTTATGAGGACGGCATGTCTCCCACCGCTGATGAGTATACCTACAGCACCACCACTGACACCTACGAAGACCCCAGGCTGTCTGCTGGGTTTCCAGCTCGCTCCAAGCCACAGGTCCCACAACCTGGCTTCTTTGTCCCTGGAGCAGGCCGTCCTGGTGTTGGAGCGCCGGTACCAAACAACCCTGTGGAGGGAGCCTTACCAGTGGACGGGTCGGATGGGGTTGGTGGATGCCGTGAGGGCTACCAGATGGTGAATGGAAGTTGCCGTTCGCCCTGCGACATGCTGCCCAACTACTGCTTCAATGGGGGACAGTGTTACCTGCTGGAGGGAATGGGCGTTTTCTGCAG aTGTAACGTCCAGgattacatctggcacaaggGTGCTCGCTGCGAGTCGGTGGTGACTGAGTTCCAGGTGATGTGTCTGGCCGTGGGTGCCTCGGCTCTGGTGGTCCTGCTGCTCTTCATGATCGTCGTCTGCTTTGCCAAGAAGCTCCACGTGCTAAAGACAGAGAACAAGAAGCTGCGCAAACGCAG TAAGTACCGGCCTTCATCGGAGCAGCACAATGATAATTTCTCCCTGTCCACCATCGCTGAGGGCTCCCACCCAAATGTAAGGAAACTGTGCGACACCCCTCCTAACGTCCCTCATGCCCGTGCATTGGCTTACTATGATAACATTATCTGTCAG GATGATCCTAATTCCCAGAACAAGCTGGAGGACCCGGTCAAGGCCCCGCCCAAAGAGGATGACTCCCTCAACATCCACAACTCTCTGACCCCCAAACACGAGAACCATAAGG
- the cspg5a gene encoding chondroitin sulfate proteoglycan 5 isoform X8, whose translation MTNTSLFSDEEGPVKVNEVTAAAAEMSTSVSPDTLDPVTPRATHSPHTGEEEEQSSGMFVETVAPVVEEVSVATTPQLSPDSAEKEHLLPTSPQRDDVVGGGEEEQDDEQLPHTDPPWIHAKDTAMLDLDDLVTTTAPPSIATNPFNPDILHVDFFDLSSRGRSLDLAPASPSSLAHELQGGDPTSWAMPDSYDYLTPYEDGMSPTADEYTYSTTTDTYEDPRLSAGFPARSKPQVPQPGFFVPGAGRPGVGAPVPNNPVEGALPVDGSDGVGGCREGYQMVNGSCRSPCDMLPNYCFNGGQCYLLEGMGVFCRCNVQDYIWHKGARCESVVTEFQVMCLAVGASALVVLLLFMIVVCFAKKLHVLKTENKKLRKRSSKYRPSSEQHNDNFSLSTIAEGSHPNVRKLCDTPPNVPHARALAYYDNIICQKTMSRYTWECKTKEESDCEDDPNSQNKLEDPVKAPPKEDDSLNIHNSLTPKHENHKVLGEENSSEVNSLQNNMM comes from the exons ATGACCAATACCTCCCTGTTTAGCGATGAGGAGGGACCTGTCAAGGTCAACGAGGTCACCGCTGCAGCCGCTGAGATGAGCACCTCAGTCAGTCCCGACACGTTGGATCCCGTGACCCCGAGGGCGACCCACAGCCCCCACACTGGcgaagaggaggagcagagcagcGGCATGTTTGTTGAAACGGTGGCCCCTGTGGTGGAGGAAGTCAGCGTGGCCACTACACCTCAGCTCAGCCCCGATTCGGCTGAGAAGGAGCACCTGCTGCCCACTAGCCCACAAAGAGACGATGttgtggggggtggggaggaAGAGCAGGACGATGAGCAGCTGCCCCACACTGACCCACCTTGGATCCACGCTAAGGACACGGCCATGTTAGACCTTGATGACCTTGTCACCACCACTGCTCCACCCTCGATCGCAACTAACCCCTTCAACCCTGACATTCTCCATGTGGACTTCTTTGATCTCTCGTCTCGTGGACGCAGCCTGGACCTAGCCCCAGCCTCTCCTTCATCACTGGCCCACGAGCTGCAGGGTGGTGACCCGACATCGTGGGCGATGCCGGACAGCTACGACTACCTCACCCCTTATGAGGACGGCATGTCTCCCACCGCTGATGAGTATACCTACAGCACCACCACTGACACCTACGAAGACCCCAGGCTGTCTGCTGGGTTTCCAGCTCGCTCCAAGCCACAGGTCCCACAACCTGGCTTCTTTGTCCCTGGAGCAGGCCGTCCTGGTGTTGGAGCGCCGGTACCAAACAACCCTGTGGAGGGAGCCTTACCAGTGGACGGGTCGGATGGGGTTGGTGGATGCCGTGAGGGCTACCAGATGGTGAATGGAAGTTGCCGTTCGCCCTGCGACATGCTGCCCAACTACTGCTTCAATGGGGGACAGTGTTACCTGCTGGAGGGAATGGGCGTTTTCTGCAG aTGTAACGTCCAGgattacatctggcacaaggGTGCTCGCTGCGAGTCGGTGGTGACTGAGTTCCAGGTGATGTGTCTGGCCGTGGGTGCCTCGGCTCTGGTGGTCCTGCTGCTCTTCATGATCGTCGTCTGCTTTGCCAAGAAGCTCCACGTGCTAAAGACAGAGAACAAGAAGCTGCGCAAACGCAG CAGTAAGTACCGGCCTTCATCGGAGCAGCACAATGATAATTTCTCCCTGTCCACCATCGCTGAGGGCTCCCACCCAAATGTAAGGAAACTGTGCGACACCCCTCCTAACGTCCCTCATGCCCGTGCATTGGCTTACTATGATAACATTATCTGTCAG AAAACCATGAGCAGATACACCTGGGAGTGTAAGACCAAAGAGGAGTCCGACTGTGAG GATGATCCTAATTCCCAGAACAAGCTGGAGGACCCGGTCAAGGCCCCGCCCAAAGAGGATGACTCCCTCAACATCCACAACTCTCTGACCCCCAAACACGAGAACCATAAGG
- the cspg5a gene encoding chondroitin sulfate proteoglycan 5 isoform X7, protein MQGKEASFCTGSWRLLSCVLALHLIPPSVSGNVVPFNVTDLDSMTNTSLFSDEEGPVKVNEVTAAAAEMSTSVSPDTLDPVTPRATHSPHTGEEEEQSSGMFVETVAPVVEEVSVATTPQLSPDSAEKEHLLPTSPQRDDVVGGGEEEQDDEQLPHTDPPWIHAKDTAMLDLDDLVTTTAPPSIATNPFNPDILHVDFFDLSSRGRSLDLAPASPSSLAHELQGGDPTSWAMPDSYDYLTPYEDGMSPTADEYTYSTTTDTYEDPRLSAGFPARSKPQVPQPGFFVPGAGRPGVGAPVPNNPVEGALPVDGSDGVGGCREGYQMVNGSCRSPCDMLPNYCFNGGQCYLLEGMGVFCRCNVQDYIWHKGARCESVVTEFQVMCLAVGASALVVLLLFMIVVCFAKKLHVLKTENKKLRKRSKYRPSSEQHNDNFSLSTIAEGSHPNKTMSRYTWECKTKEESDCEDDPNSQNKLEDPVKAPPKEDDSLNIHNSLTPKHENHKVLGEENSSEVNSLQNNMM, encoded by the exons ATGCAGGGGAAGGAGGCGAGCTTTTGCACGGGATCCTGGAGACTGCTGTCGTGCGTCCTGGCTCTGCACTTGATCCCACCGTCTGTCAGCG gaaaTGTGGTGCCATTCAATGTCACTGACCTGGACAGCATGACCAATACCTCCCTGTTTAGCGATGAGGAGGGACCTGTCAAGGTCAACGAGGTCACCGCTGCAGCCGCTGAGATGAGCACCTCAGTCAGTCCCGACACGTTGGATCCCGTGACCCCGAGGGCGACCCACAGCCCCCACACTGGcgaagaggaggagcagagcagcGGCATGTTTGTTGAAACGGTGGCCCCTGTGGTGGAGGAAGTCAGCGTGGCCACTACACCTCAGCTCAGCCCCGATTCGGCTGAGAAGGAGCACCTGCTGCCCACTAGCCCACAAAGAGACGATGttgtggggggtggggaggaAGAGCAGGACGATGAGCAGCTGCCCCACACTGACCCACCTTGGATCCACGCTAAGGACACGGCCATGTTAGACCTTGATGACCTTGTCACCACCACTGCTCCACCCTCGATCGCAACTAACCCCTTCAACCCTGACATTCTCCATGTGGACTTCTTTGATCTCTCGTCTCGTGGACGCAGCCTGGACCTAGCCCCAGCCTCTCCTTCATCACTGGCCCACGAGCTGCAGGGTGGTGACCCGACATCGTGGGCGATGCCGGACAGCTACGACTACCTCACCCCTTATGAGGACGGCATGTCTCCCACCGCTGATGAGTATACCTACAGCACCACCACTGACACCTACGAAGACCCCAGGCTGTCTGCTGGGTTTCCAGCTCGCTCCAAGCCACAGGTCCCACAACCTGGCTTCTTTGTCCCTGGAGCAGGCCGTCCTGGTGTTGGAGCGCCGGTACCAAACAACCCTGTGGAGGGAGCCTTACCAGTGGACGGGTCGGATGGGGTTGGTGGATGCCGTGAGGGCTACCAGATGGTGAATGGAAGTTGCCGTTCGCCCTGCGACATGCTGCCCAACTACTGCTTCAATGGGGGACAGTGTTACCTGCTGGAGGGAATGGGCGTTTTCTGCAG aTGTAACGTCCAGgattacatctggcacaaggGTGCTCGCTGCGAGTCGGTGGTGACTGAGTTCCAGGTGATGTGTCTGGCCGTGGGTGCCTCGGCTCTGGTGGTCCTGCTGCTCTTCATGATCGTCGTCTGCTTTGCCAAGAAGCTCCACGTGCTAAAGACAGAGAACAAGAAGCTGCGCAAACGCAG TAAGTACCGGCCTTCATCGGAGCAGCACAATGATAATTTCTCCCTGTCCACCATCGCTGAGGGCTCCCACCCAAAT AAAACCATGAGCAGATACACCTGGGAGTGTAAGACCAAAGAGGAGTCCGACTGTGAG GATGATCCTAATTCCCAGAACAAGCTGGAGGACCCGGTCAAGGCCCCGCCCAAAGAGGATGACTCCCTCAACATCCACAACTCTCTGACCCCCAAACACGAGAACCATAAGG
- the cspg5a gene encoding chondroitin sulfate proteoglycan 5 isoform X1 — MQGKEASFCTGSWRLLSCVLALHLIPPSVSGNVVPFNVTDLDSMTNTSLFSDEEGPVKVNEVTAAAAEMSTSVSPDTLDPVTPRATHSPHTGEEEEQSSGMFVETVAPVVEEVSVATTPQLSPDSAEKEHLLPTSPQRDDVVGGGEEEQDDEQLPHTDPPWIHAKDTAMLDLDDLVTTTAPPSIATNPFNPDILHVDFFDLSSRGRSLDLAPASPSSLAHELQGGDPTSWAMPDSYDYLTPYEDGMSPTADEYTYSTTTDTYEDPRLSAGFPARSKPQVPQPGFFVPGAGRPGVGAPVPNNPVEGALPVDGSDGVGGCREGYQMVNGSCRSPCDMLPNYCFNGGQCYLLEGMGVFCRCNVQDYIWHKGARCESVVTEFQVMCLAVGASALVVLLLFMIVVCFAKKLHVLKTENKKLRKRSSKYRPSSEQHNDNFSLSTIAEGSHPNVRKLCDTPPNVPHARALAYYDNIICQKTMSRYTWECKTKEESDCEDDPNSQNKLEDPVKAPPKEDDSLNIHNSLTPKHENHKVLGEENSSEVNSLQNNMM; from the exons ATGCAGGGGAAGGAGGCGAGCTTTTGCACGGGATCCTGGAGACTGCTGTCGTGCGTCCTGGCTCTGCACTTGATCCCACCGTCTGTCAGCG gaaaTGTGGTGCCATTCAATGTCACTGACCTGGACAGCATGACCAATACCTCCCTGTTTAGCGATGAGGAGGGACCTGTCAAGGTCAACGAGGTCACCGCTGCAGCCGCTGAGATGAGCACCTCAGTCAGTCCCGACACGTTGGATCCCGTGACCCCGAGGGCGACCCACAGCCCCCACACTGGcgaagaggaggagcagagcagcGGCATGTTTGTTGAAACGGTGGCCCCTGTGGTGGAGGAAGTCAGCGTGGCCACTACACCTCAGCTCAGCCCCGATTCGGCTGAGAAGGAGCACCTGCTGCCCACTAGCCCACAAAGAGACGATGttgtggggggtggggaggaAGAGCAGGACGATGAGCAGCTGCCCCACACTGACCCACCTTGGATCCACGCTAAGGACACGGCCATGTTAGACCTTGATGACCTTGTCACCACCACTGCTCCACCCTCGATCGCAACTAACCCCTTCAACCCTGACATTCTCCATGTGGACTTCTTTGATCTCTCGTCTCGTGGACGCAGCCTGGACCTAGCCCCAGCCTCTCCTTCATCACTGGCCCACGAGCTGCAGGGTGGTGACCCGACATCGTGGGCGATGCCGGACAGCTACGACTACCTCACCCCTTATGAGGACGGCATGTCTCCCACCGCTGATGAGTATACCTACAGCACCACCACTGACACCTACGAAGACCCCAGGCTGTCTGCTGGGTTTCCAGCTCGCTCCAAGCCACAGGTCCCACAACCTGGCTTCTTTGTCCCTGGAGCAGGCCGTCCTGGTGTTGGAGCGCCGGTACCAAACAACCCTGTGGAGGGAGCCTTACCAGTGGACGGGTCGGATGGGGTTGGTGGATGCCGTGAGGGCTACCAGATGGTGAATGGAAGTTGCCGTTCGCCCTGCGACATGCTGCCCAACTACTGCTTCAATGGGGGACAGTGTTACCTGCTGGAGGGAATGGGCGTTTTCTGCAG aTGTAACGTCCAGgattacatctggcacaaggGTGCTCGCTGCGAGTCGGTGGTGACTGAGTTCCAGGTGATGTGTCTGGCCGTGGGTGCCTCGGCTCTGGTGGTCCTGCTGCTCTTCATGATCGTCGTCTGCTTTGCCAAGAAGCTCCACGTGCTAAAGACAGAGAACAAGAAGCTGCGCAAACGCAG CAGTAAGTACCGGCCTTCATCGGAGCAGCACAATGATAATTTCTCCCTGTCCACCATCGCTGAGGGCTCCCACCCAAATGTAAGGAAACTGTGCGACACCCCTCCTAACGTCCCTCATGCCCGTGCATTGGCTTACTATGATAACATTATCTGTCAG AAAACCATGAGCAGATACACCTGGGAGTGTAAGACCAAAGAGGAGTCCGACTGTGAG GATGATCCTAATTCCCAGAACAAGCTGGAGGACCCGGTCAAGGCCCCGCCCAAAGAGGATGACTCCCTCAACATCCACAACTCTCTGACCCCCAAACACGAGAACCATAAGG